The Listeria monocytogenes genome window below encodes:
- a CDS encoding STAS domain-containing protein: protein MNESNGSMELYLREHTEEIINNWLSKIYENTYTSFVYSPQYKDELRADSEQTADLIISYFAGKKVFFAKLDKWLDNMYARRMENEVPLPEVITTLDKLRREFVTAVGDFCIHNDEVSKYDFSASMAMVNHGFDRINEAFSAMYYNDIVKHLEQQHRLIEEISTPVISITDELAILPLMGRVDRERAEKLSEITANKCVHLSVEQLCIDLSGITYFDDALGEMLTNLVTMLKLLGVEAFISGIQPKMAQQINRVELNLSIPAYHSLKAVLQDQTRTI, encoded by the coding sequence ATGAATGAATCAAATGGAAGTATGGAACTATATTTAAGAGAACATACCGAAGAGATTATTAACAACTGGCTATCAAAAATTTATGAAAATACGTACACTAGTTTTGTTTATTCGCCGCAATATAAAGACGAACTGCGCGCTGACAGTGAACAAACAGCAGACTTAATCATTTCTTATTTTGCTGGTAAAAAAGTGTTTTTTGCGAAACTTGATAAATGGCTAGATAACATGTACGCGCGTCGCATGGAAAATGAAGTGCCATTACCTGAAGTTATTACTACCCTAGATAAATTACGCCGTGAATTTGTTACTGCTGTTGGTGATTTTTGTATTCATAATGACGAAGTGTCTAAATATGATTTTTCAGCAAGTATGGCCATGGTTAATCACGGTTTCGACCGGATAAACGAAGCCTTCTCAGCAATGTATTATAATGATATCGTCAAACATTTAGAACAACAACATCGTTTAATAGAAGAAATTAGCACGCCAGTAATTTCGATTACTGACGAATTGGCGATACTTCCACTTATGGGCCGTGTCGATCGTGAAAGAGCAGAAAAGCTATCCGAAATCACGGCAAACAAATGCGTGCACTTAAGCGTGGAACAATTGTGTATTGATTTATCAGGAATCACGTATTTTGATGATGCACTTGGAGAAATGCTTACCAACTTAGTGACGATGCTTAAACTTCTTGGCGTCGAAGCATTTATTTCCGGTATCCAACCAAAAATGGCGCAACAAATTAATCGTGTTGAATTAAACTTATCTATCCCAGCCTATCATTCGTTAAAGGCTGTCTTACAAGATCAAACTAGAACTATATAA
- a CDS encoding SpaA isopeptide-forming pilin-related protein yields MSKNGNFLKKVGLAFLSILIIASTIFQTTVVKAATSYGSQFLNTVELLDKDGVPQTNFGYYDNMDVHYTWSIPNSTNVKAGDTMDFTLPSQLALATDLAFDLKDSKGQVVGTATVKRETNQVTLVFSDYVEKHSDIKGELDFWTTFNQKVITGNETVDLEFPLENGTTPIDIEVGEKTPVSPTETIFKYGWVDASNPSLIHWVVRVNYAKESIPNAVFTDIIGSKQILNFDSIKAFHGTYSADRIFTAGAPISSTNFSETSDGFSVALGDLTDSVQISYTTTATDGGKSTQYDNTAKLAGTDFVTKQTSTWTPASGGGGEGGGTTGSVTLTKEDAKTKATLEGAEFKLVNSKGTVLQENITTNASGQLSIADLKFDTYQLIETKAPTGYKLDSTPVEFTIGENNKAITVTKENTLNTGSVELTKLDSKTKATLAGATFELQDKEGNTLQTDLKTDENGVLKVTDLVPGSYQFVETSAPTGYKLDNSPVSFEIIEAETDQIVKVTKENVLEVGSVELTKLDSLTKATLAGATFELQNKEGNTLQKDLTTDENGVLKVTDLVPGTYQFVETNAPIGYELDTTPVVFEIIAGETDQPVKVIKENTQTPPTPVPPTPAPPVPSKPTVPPVKPEIPVIPHKSENSEDSPKKAKTSITPSLPKTGDANDFVGLGVVFLALSLSGLLMKRK; encoded by the coding sequence ATGAGTAAAAACGGAAACTTTTTAAAAAAAGTGGGGCTAGCTTTCTTAAGTATTTTGATTATCGCTAGCACAATCTTCCAAACGACAGTTGTGAAAGCAGCAACAAGTTATGGTTCTCAGTTTTTAAACACAGTAGAACTTTTAGACAAAGACGGTGTGCCACAAACGAATTTTGGCTACTACGACAACATGGATGTGCATTACACTTGGTCTATCCCTAATTCAACAAATGTAAAAGCGGGCGACACAATGGATTTCACGCTGCCAAGTCAATTGGCGCTTGCAACCGATCTTGCTTTTGATTTGAAAGATAGTAAAGGTCAAGTAGTTGGAACGGCCACTGTAAAAAGGGAAACCAATCAAGTAACCCTTGTGTTCAGTGATTATGTAGAAAAACACTCCGATATTAAAGGAGAACTGGATTTCTGGACCACTTTCAACCAAAAAGTAATTACTGGAAATGAAACAGTTGATTTAGAATTTCCTCTTGAAAATGGGACGACGCCGATAGATATAGAAGTTGGTGAGAAAACCCCAGTTAGTCCGACAGAAACGATTTTTAAATATGGTTGGGTAGATGCTAGTAATCCAAGCCTGATTCATTGGGTTGTTCGTGTGAATTACGCTAAAGAGAGCATTCCAAATGCTGTTTTCACGGATATCATCGGCTCAAAACAAATATTAAATTTTGATTCTATCAAAGCTTTTCATGGAACTTATTCCGCAGACCGAATATTTACAGCAGGCGCGCCTATTTCCAGTACCAATTTTTCCGAAACAAGTGACGGGTTTAGTGTAGCGCTAGGAGATTTAACGGATTCTGTGCAAATTTCTTATACAACAACCGCAACAGATGGCGGAAAGTCTACCCAGTACGATAATACCGCTAAACTAGCCGGTACTGATTTTGTGACCAAGCAAACTTCAACATGGACACCAGCATCAGGTGGTGGAGGTGAAGGAGGCGGGACAACCGGTTCAGTAACACTTACGAAAGAAGATGCGAAAACAAAAGCAACCCTCGAAGGTGCGGAATTCAAGTTGGTGAATTCAAAAGGCACTGTGCTACAAGAAAACATTACAACAAATGCGAGTGGACAACTTAGCATTGCAGACCTGAAATTTGACACTTACCAATTAATAGAAACAAAAGCCCCGACAGGCTACAAACTTGATTCAACACCAGTAGAATTCACTATTGGCGAAAACAATAAAGCAATCACCGTGACAAAAGAAAATACGCTTAACACTGGCTCCGTAGAACTAACCAAGCTAGACTCCAAAACCAAAGCAACCCTAGCCGGAGCAACATTCGAATTACAAGATAAAGAAGGGAACACGCTACAAACTGACTTGAAAACAGATGAAAATGGCGTTCTAAAAGTAACTGATTTAGTTCCAGGTAGTTATCAATTTGTCGAAACAAGTGCTCCAACAGGCTACAAGTTAGATAATAGCCCAGTAAGTTTTGAAATCATCGAAGCTGAGACAGACCAAATCGTAAAAGTAACCAAAGAAAATGTACTAGAAGTTGGCTCTGTAGAACTAACCAAGCTAGACTCGTTAACCAAAGCAACCCTAGCTGGAGCAACATTCGAATTACAAAATAAAGAAGGAAATACGTTACAAAAAGATTTAACTACAGATGAAAATGGTGTTTTAAAAGTAACTGATTTAGTTCCAGGGACATATCAATTTGTGGAAACAAACGCCCCTATCGGATATGAACTCGATACGACCCCAGTTGTTTTTGAAATCATCGCTGGTGAGACTGACCAACCGGTAAAAGTAATAAAAGAGAACACACAAACACCGCCAACCCCAGTACCACCAACTCCAGCTCCACCAGTACCAAGCAAACCTACTGTACCACCAGTAAAACCAGAAATACCAGTTATACCTCATAAATCAGAAAACAGCGAAGATAGTCCAAAAAAAGCCAAAACAAGCATAACTCCAAGTCTACCTAAAACAGGAGATGCAAATGACTTTGTGGGCTTAGGAGTAGTCTTTTTAGCCTTGTCACTAAGCGGTCTTCTGATGAAACGAAAATAA
- the yabA gene encoding DNA replication initiation control protein YabA has product MDKKAIFDSVSNMEEQIGELYQQLGDLKTNLGEMLEENNRLNLENEHLRRRLSLTDEATPEPKAETEAEHGVMAPNRKEAMQQMIELGEGYDNLVQLYKEGFHVCNVHFGSPRGNDEDCLFCLSLLNKK; this is encoded by the coding sequence TTGGATAAAAAAGCTATTTTTGACTCAGTCAGTAATATGGAGGAGCAAATTGGCGAATTGTATCAGCAACTTGGAGATCTAAAGACAAACTTAGGCGAAATGTTGGAAGAAAATAACCGATTAAACCTTGAAAACGAACATTTGCGACGTAGACTTTCTTTGACTGATGAAGCGACACCAGAACCTAAAGCCGAAACAGAGGCGGAACATGGTGTGATGGCGCCTAATCGTAAGGAAGCAATGCAGCAAATGATTGAACTTGGGGAAGGTTATGATAATCTTGTCCAACTTTACAAGGAAGGATTTCATGTTTGCAATGTACATTTCGGCAGCCCGCGTGGCAATGATGAAGATTGTTTATTTTGCTTATCCTTGCTCAATAAAAAATAA
- a CDS encoding tRNA1(Val) (adenine(37)-N6)-methyltransferase, with translation MEKTKLIGDERLDYLLAENLRIIQSPSVFSFSIDAVLLAKFSYLPIRKGKIIDLCSGNGIIPLLLSTRTKAKIVGVEIQERLADMAKRSILYNHLEEQIEMMEYDLKNITDLIPKERADIVTCNPPYFATPDTSLKNTNEHFRIARHEVMCTLEDTIRVGASLLKQGGKANFVHRPERLLDIIDTMRKYRLEPKRIQFVHPRLDREANTVLVEGIKDGKPGVKYVPPVIVYDELGEYTPVIKEILYGKSE, from the coding sequence TTGGAAAAAACCAAACTAATAGGCGATGAAAGGCTCGATTATTTACTAGCAGAAAACTTGCGGATTATTCAAAGCCCATCAGTATTTTCTTTCTCAATAGATGCGGTTTTACTTGCAAAATTCAGCTACTTGCCCATTCGAAAGGGAAAAATAATTGATTTGTGTAGCGGGAATGGGATTATTCCTTTATTACTTAGTACGCGAACTAAAGCGAAAATTGTTGGCGTTGAAATTCAGGAGCGCCTAGCAGATATGGCGAAAAGAAGTATCCTTTATAATCATTTGGAAGAGCAAATTGAAATGATGGAATATGATTTAAAAAATATTACAGACCTTATTCCAAAAGAGCGCGCAGATATTGTCACTTGTAATCCGCCTTATTTTGCGACTCCGGATACAAGTTTGAAAAACACGAATGAACATTTCCGGATTGCTCGCCATGAAGTCATGTGCACGCTAGAGGATACTATTCGTGTAGGCGCAAGCCTTTTAAAACAAGGAGGAAAAGCGAATTTTGTCCATCGTCCGGAACGATTACTAGACATCATTGATACAATGAGAAAATATCGCTTGGAACCCAAACGTATTCAATTCGTGCACCCGCGCTTAGATAGAGAAGCGAATACGGTACTTGTAGAAGGAATCAAAGACGGAAAACCTGGCGTGAAATATGTTCCACCTGTTATCGTATATGACGAGCTGGGGGAATATACGCCAGTAATTAAGGAGATTTTATATGGCAAAAGCGAGTGA
- the yidA gene encoding sugar-phosphatase has protein sequence MYKIIAIDIDGTLLNDAHEITPAVRDSIKAAKEKGVKVVLCTGRPLAGIKKSLIELDLLDAGDYAITFNGAVVLETASENTLADITLNKTELEEIYAFCHAENVNLTYFDGKNMYVPSRKITEITCQDSLLLGTPLYHLPVEEAPASIHVSKVMLLDSPEKITDVIKKLPESIKQKFYVVRSVPYNLEFLQKGVNKGSALASLAEKLGVAQSEVMSIGDQENDITMIEYAGMGVAMGNATEHIKEIANYTTTTNNEDGVAQAIQMLILDR, from the coding sequence ATGTATAAAATTATTGCGATAGATATTGACGGCACCCTATTAAACGACGCACACGAAATCACGCCAGCCGTGCGGGATTCTATTAAAGCCGCAAAAGAAAAAGGGGTAAAAGTAGTACTATGTACAGGACGTCCGCTTGCAGGAATCAAAAAAAGTTTAATTGAACTAGATCTTTTAGACGCGGGAGATTACGCAATTACCTTTAATGGGGCAGTTGTGTTAGAAACAGCCTCCGAGAATACATTAGCAGATATTACCTTAAATAAAACAGAACTAGAAGAAATTTATGCATTTTGTCATGCGGAAAATGTTAACCTTACTTATTTTGACGGAAAAAATATGTATGTGCCCAGTCGCAAAATCACAGAAATCACTTGTCAAGATTCACTACTACTTGGGACGCCGCTATACCATTTACCTGTAGAGGAAGCCCCTGCATCTATTCATGTTTCCAAAGTGATGCTACTAGACTCCCCCGAAAAAATCACCGATGTGATAAAAAAATTACCAGAGAGCATCAAACAAAAATTTTACGTCGTTCGGAGTGTTCCATATAACTTAGAATTCTTGCAAAAAGGGGTAAATAAAGGATCGGCGCTCGCCAGTTTAGCAGAAAAACTTGGGGTGGCTCAAAGTGAAGTTATGAGTATTGGTGACCAAGAAAATGATATTACCATGATTGAGTACGCTGGTATGGGAGTTGCGATGGGAAATGCGACAGAGCATATTAAAGAAATCGCCAACTATACAACAACTACTAATAATGAAGATGGTGTAGCACAGGCTATCCAAATGCTCATTCTTGACCGTTAA
- a CDS encoding stage 0 sporulation family protein yields MLKIVGVRFKDVGKIYYFSPGELEITENQGVIVENAQGIEFGKTVIEPRYVDEEDVVLPLKKVLRIATEADYKCVAENGDSCQKAFLLCDEKIRERELEMSLVDVDYTFDRNKIIFYFTAEGRVDFRELVKDLASVFRTRIELRQIGVRDEAKLLGGIGPCGRMLCCSTFLGDFEPVSIKMAKDQNLSLNPTKISGLCGRLMCCLKYENDEYEQAKREMPDVGVKVKTPEGAEARVSGINLLSRILQVSLPEEETVIEYELDELRPYNEFLKQPAKS; encoded by the coding sequence ATGCTTAAAATTGTAGGCGTCCGTTTTAAAGACGTTGGTAAAATATATTATTTCTCACCTGGCGAACTGGAAATCACAGAAAACCAAGGTGTTATTGTTGAAAATGCACAAGGAATTGAATTTGGTAAAACAGTCATTGAACCGCGCTACGTGGACGAAGAAGATGTCGTTTTACCACTTAAGAAAGTACTGCGTATCGCAACAGAAGCAGACTATAAATGCGTTGCCGAGAATGGCGACTCATGTCAGAAAGCCTTTTTACTCTGTGATGAAAAAATCCGCGAGCGCGAACTTGAAATGAGTTTGGTTGATGTTGATTATACATTTGATCGTAATAAAATCATTTTTTACTTTACTGCAGAAGGTCGCGTTGATTTTCGGGAGCTCGTGAAAGATTTAGCATCTGTTTTCCGGACTCGCATCGAACTTCGTCAAATTGGTGTTCGTGATGAAGCGAAATTGCTCGGTGGGATTGGTCCATGCGGTCGCATGCTTTGCTGTTCCACTTTCCTAGGTGATTTCGAACCAGTTTCCATCAAAATGGCGAAAGACCAAAACCTGTCTCTTAACCCGACGAAAATTTCCGGTTTATGTGGACGATTAATGTGTTGCCTGAAATATGAGAACGATGAATATGAGCAAGCTAAACGTGAAATGCCAGATGTTGGTGTAAAAGTAAAAACTCCAGAAGGCGCAGAAGCACGTGTTTCGGGAATCAACTTGCTTTCTAGAATCTTACAAGTGAGTTTGCCCGAAGAAGAGACGGTTATAGAATACGAATTGGACGAATTACGCCCATACAACGAATTTCTAAAACAACCGGCAAAGTCTTGA
- a CDS encoding SpaA isopeptide-forming pilin-related protein, with protein sequence MKKRTTMTSNLKKFGLAFLSVILLVNVIFQTNFAKAATNYGSDFLKTVELLDADGNPQTDFGYYDSIKVHYTWEIPNSTNVKEGDTMEFVLPPELKIVTDLDFSLKDHDGNTVGHVVAKKSTGQVVITFTDFVEKNSNISGYLDFWTNWDKSLVEGNENVPVEFPVNGTTETIDVGVGGKNQIDPDESLYKYGWANAEHPELIQWVVRVNYSKQNIQNAVYEDFIGPKQVVDFNSIKAFHGEFDPDDNFTPGAEVPSSAITQTTEGFKVDLGNLTDSVKISYYTTSTDNGASPNYTNKGQLTGDNFIKQEIEVATPTSGGGGGGEGTTGSVELTKTDDSSQKKPLEGAEFKLVNGAGTIVQTGLKTNIDGKLTISNLKYDTYQLIETKAPQGYVLDASPVEFTIDDAHQSLFLSKENSAIKGSVSLEKIDHDTQNLLADAEFELQDKDGNTLQPNLKTDKMGKLTVTDLLPGEYQFVETKAPTGYILDATPVKFKISTEALNVTVTKENTKKPEIPKVPEPPKTPQQPEKPDKIISADSKQTTLPKTGDTPLVNGWGILLVAISASGLIALRRK encoded by the coding sequence ATGAAGAAACGTACGACGATGACGTCTAATCTAAAGAAATTCGGATTAGCCTTTCTTAGCGTTATCTTGCTTGTAAACGTTATATTTCAGACTAACTTTGCTAAAGCAGCAACTAATTATGGCTCCGATTTTTTGAAAACTGTGGAATTATTAGACGCAGATGGCAATCCTCAAACGGATTTCGGTTATTACGATAGCATCAAGGTTCACTATACTTGGGAAATCCCCAATTCAACTAATGTGAAGGAAGGCGACACAATGGAATTTGTGTTACCCCCAGAGCTGAAGATAGTTACAGATTTAGACTTTTCTTTGAAAGATCACGATGGCAACACGGTAGGCCATGTGGTTGCTAAAAAATCGACTGGGCAAGTAGTTATTACATTTACAGACTTTGTCGAAAAAAACTCCAATATTAGTGGATATCTCGATTTTTGGACTAATTGGGATAAATCATTAGTAGAAGGAAATGAAAATGTTCCAGTTGAATTCCCGGTAAACGGCACCACAGAAACAATTGATGTGGGTGTTGGTGGTAAAAATCAAATTGACCCGGATGAAAGTTTATATAAATACGGCTGGGCTAATGCTGAACATCCAGAGCTTATCCAGTGGGTCGTTCGAGTTAACTATTCGAAACAAAACATTCAAAATGCCGTTTATGAAGACTTTATTGGGCCAAAACAAGTCGTCGATTTTAATTCTATCAAAGCATTCCACGGTGAATTTGACCCGGATGATAACTTCACGCCAGGAGCTGAGGTACCATCATCAGCAATTACTCAAACAACAGAAGGATTTAAAGTTGACCTAGGAAATTTAACAGATTCTGTCAAGATTTCATACTATACAACTTCTACTGATAACGGAGCATCACCGAACTACACAAATAAAGGACAATTAACAGGAGATAACTTTATCAAGCAAGAAATCGAAGTCGCGACACCAACATCAGGTGGTGGCGGAGGTGGAGAAGGGACAACTGGATCTGTTGAATTAACGAAAACAGATGATTCGTCTCAAAAAAAACCACTAGAAGGTGCCGAGTTTAAATTAGTCAACGGAGCAGGAACTATAGTGCAAACAGGACTAAAAACCAATATCGATGGTAAACTAACTATTTCAAATCTGAAATATGACACATACCAGCTGATCGAGACAAAAGCGCCACAAGGATATGTGCTCGATGCGTCTCCAGTAGAATTCACAATTGATGACGCGCACCAATCATTATTCCTATCCAAAGAAAATTCTGCCATCAAAGGATCCGTTTCACTAGAAAAAATCGATCACGACACACAAAACCTACTAGCTGATGCCGAATTTGAACTACAAGATAAAGATGGCAACACACTACAACCAAACCTTAAAACAGATAAAATGGGCAAACTAACGGTGACAGATTTACTTCCAGGTGAGTATCAATTTGTCGAAACAAAAGCGCCAACAGGATATATTTTAGATGCTACCCCAGTCAAATTTAAAATCAGCACAGAGGCACTAAACGTAACCGTAACAAAAGAGAATACGAAAAAACCAGAAATACCAAAAGTGCCTGAGCCACCAAAAACGCCACAACAACCGGAAAAACCAGATAAAATAATAAGCGCAGATAGCAAACAAACCACTTTACCAAAAACAGGTGATACACCACTTGTTAATGGATGGGGAATACTACTTGTAGCCATTTCAGCGAGTGGACTAATTGCACTTAGAAGAAAATAA
- a CDS encoding ATP-dependent DNA helicase produces the protein MRKVQISVRRLVEFVLRSGSIDNRMTSSNRALEGTKIHQLLQKEAGEEYVAEVRLKLERIMDEIAFSLDGRADGIVNEQMIDEIKTTETPMEEITEDFRPLHWAQLICYGFMLAEKSDLAEVTLQLTYYQVLDKEVKQFQRIMSREDMGAFVDNLLSKYAIWAKASVAWEMKRNKTIQELTFPYDNYRSGQRELAIAVYRTVASEESLFCEAPTGIGKTMSTLFPGVKAMGEGKTDKLFYFTAKTITRQVAEDAIDEMRRKGLAARSVTITAKDKICFLDERKCEPDHCQFARGYYDRLNEALFDMLQTEEAITRPIVESYARKYTLCPFELSLDVALFCDVIVCDYNYLFDPVVYLKRFFAEGPGKYTFLVDEVHNLVDRARSMYSATLKKSLVMQVKRGLDSKKNKRLLNAINAMNKEMIALNKNLKDLEKTIYVQKEELSDWNAAVLKFTFVAKEWLPKNVQSESQADVLELYFESLRYVAIAEFYDERYVTQVTRSHGDLEIKQLCLDPAFLLSEKLKLGSSSVLFSATLRPIDYYTNVLGGQEDTSRMIFSSPFKQKNMHLLVADYVSTKYQMRENSMEAVVDALYALTSGKKGNYLFFFPSFLYLQKVYNLFKEKYPDIRLQKQDAAMDEEQREHFLESFQAGNEESLVGFCVLGGVFSEGIDLRGERLVGAAVVGVGLAQLNHESDLIKDYYNETIGQGFDYAYQIPGMNKVLQAVGRVVRGESDRGVVLLIEERFSTNRYRALFPAHWNHAKTVKSTDDISREVAGFWQNS, from the coding sequence ATGAGAAAAGTGCAGATTTCAGTTAGGCGTTTAGTAGAGTTTGTTTTAAGAAGCGGTAGTATTGATAATCGAATGACTAGCTCAAACCGCGCCTTAGAAGGAACAAAAATTCATCAATTACTCCAAAAAGAAGCAGGAGAAGAATATGTAGCAGAAGTGAGGCTAAAGTTAGAACGAATAATGGATGAAATTGCTTTTTCGCTTGATGGTCGTGCAGATGGGATCGTAAATGAACAAATGATTGACGAGATTAAGACGACCGAGACGCCGATGGAAGAAATAACGGAAGATTTTCGTCCTCTTCACTGGGCTCAACTTATTTGTTACGGATTTATGCTTGCGGAAAAGTCGGATTTGGCAGAAGTTACACTGCAATTAACGTATTATCAAGTCTTAGACAAAGAAGTAAAGCAATTCCAACGTATAATGAGTCGTGAAGATATGGGTGCTTTTGTGGACAATTTGCTTTCCAAGTATGCTATATGGGCAAAAGCATCGGTTGCGTGGGAAATGAAGCGAAATAAAACTATTCAAGAATTAACATTTCCGTATGATAACTATCGAAGTGGGCAAAGAGAGCTTGCTATTGCAGTTTACCGAACAGTAGCCTCCGAAGAAAGTTTGTTTTGTGAAGCCCCTACCGGTATCGGTAAAACAATGTCAACATTATTCCCGGGAGTTAAAGCCATGGGCGAAGGAAAAACAGATAAACTTTTCTACTTTACGGCGAAAACCATCACACGACAAGTTGCCGAAGATGCGATAGATGAGATGCGCCGTAAAGGACTTGCTGCAAGAAGCGTGACAATAACTGCGAAGGATAAAATATGCTTTTTAGACGAACGAAAGTGTGAACCAGATCATTGCCAATTTGCAAGAGGTTATTACGACCGTTTGAACGAAGCATTGTTTGATATGTTGCAAACGGAAGAAGCCATTACCCGTCCAATTGTTGAAAGCTACGCCCGGAAATACACACTTTGCCCATTTGAATTATCACTAGATGTTGCTCTTTTTTGTGACGTAATAGTCTGTGATTATAATTATTTGTTTGACCCAGTGGTCTACTTGAAACGCTTTTTTGCAGAAGGACCGGGAAAATATACTTTTCTAGTAGATGAAGTGCATAATTTAGTAGACCGTGCGCGCTCGATGTATTCGGCAACACTAAAAAAATCATTAGTTATGCAAGTCAAACGGGGACTAGATTCCAAAAAGAACAAACGGTTGTTAAATGCAATAAATGCGATGAATAAAGAAATGATTGCACTCAATAAAAATTTAAAGGACTTAGAAAAAACGATTTATGTCCAAAAAGAGGAACTTAGTGATTGGAATGCAGCCGTGTTAAAATTCACCTTCGTAGCGAAAGAATGGTTGCCCAAAAACGTCCAGTCAGAATCACAAGCGGATGTGTTGGAACTTTATTTTGAAAGCTTAAGATACGTTGCAATTGCAGAGTTTTATGATGAACGCTACGTAACACAAGTTACGAGAAGTCACGGGGATTTAGAAATAAAACAGCTCTGTTTAGATCCTGCATTCTTACTTTCAGAAAAGCTGAAACTCGGAAGTAGCTCGGTACTTTTTTCGGCGACACTGCGACCAATAGATTACTATACAAATGTCCTCGGGGGTCAAGAAGACACGAGTAGAATGATTTTTTCTTCACCATTTAAACAAAAAAACATGCATTTATTAGTAGCGGATTATGTTAGTACGAAATACCAAATGCGCGAAAATAGTATGGAAGCTGTCGTGGATGCTCTCTATGCGCTAACCTCTGGAAAAAAAGGCAACTATTTATTTTTCTTTCCATCTTTTCTATACTTACAAAAGGTTTACAATTTATTTAAAGAAAAATATCCTGATATTCGTTTGCAAAAACAAGATGCTGCCATGGATGAAGAGCAGCGAGAGCATTTTTTAGAAAGTTTTCAAGCAGGAAATGAAGAAAGCTTGGTTGGTTTTTGCGTTTTAGGAGGCGTTTTTTCAGAAGGGATAGATCTTCGTGGGGAGCGATTAGTTGGTGCGGCGGTTGTCGGCGTAGGACTTGCACAACTGAATCATGAATCCGATTTAATTAAAGATTATTATAATGAAACGATTGGTCAAGGATTTGATTATGCGTACCAAATACCAGGAATGAATAAGGTGCTTCAAGCAGTTGGTAGGGTTGTTCGCGGAGAATCGGACCGTGGCGTAGTATTGTTAATAGAAGAGCGATTTTCGACTAATCGTTACCGAGCATTATTTCCGGCGCATTGGAACCATGCAAAAACAGTGAAGAGCACGGACGATATTTCCCGAGAAGTGGCCGGATTTTGGCAGAATAGCTAA
- the holB gene encoding DNA polymerase III subunit delta', producing the protein MGLQDELTVMQPVVMKIFSKSVRENRLSHGYLLEGSSGTGKKRTAFWLAQSLFCLESTETELACGKCANCMRIASHNHPDVHLLEPDGASIKIDQVRALKQELSKRGMESDQKVVIIYDAEKMTVQSANSLLKFIEEPEGGLLLLFLTTNPGQILPTIQSRLQPVTFKSLTFDSLLASLTAAGISEQKARIYASITGSVEQAKAFEDEEWFSEARNVVIKLYEGIHHQGTSPLIIIQESWMPLFKEKDKMALGLELLLLLYRDRLHLTLDENYEPICTAQKEMLGQDALRKSLSETTGEIEKILAAKSKLDSNMNTQLLMEQLVLEIQGR; encoded by the coding sequence GTGGGATTACAGGATGAACTTACAGTGATGCAACCAGTGGTCATGAAGATTTTTTCAAAAAGTGTCCGCGAAAATCGATTATCTCACGGCTATTTATTAGAAGGATCAAGTGGTACAGGGAAGAAACGCACAGCATTTTGGTTAGCTCAGAGCCTTTTTTGTTTAGAAAGTACAGAAACAGAGCTTGCTTGTGGGAAGTGTGCCAATTGCATGAGAATAGCGAGTCATAATCATCCGGATGTTCATTTGCTAGAGCCAGATGGAGCTAGTATTAAAATTGATCAGGTTCGCGCGCTGAAGCAAGAACTTAGTAAGCGCGGGATGGAATCAGACCAAAAAGTAGTTATCATTTACGATGCAGAAAAAATGACTGTTCAATCAGCCAATAGTCTGCTGAAATTTATAGAAGAACCAGAAGGCGGTTTGTTATTATTATTTTTAACAACAAATCCCGGGCAAATTTTGCCAACGATTCAATCAAGACTGCAACCGGTCACATTTAAATCACTGACTTTTGATAGTCTTCTTGCTTCGCTAACAGCAGCAGGTATTTCTGAACAAAAAGCGCGGATATATGCTAGTATTACTGGTAGTGTAGAGCAAGCGAAGGCTTTTGAAGATGAAGAATGGTTTAGTGAAGCAAGAAATGTTGTTATCAAGTTATACGAAGGAATTCATCATCAAGGAACCAGCCCATTAATTATCATTCAAGAATCATGGATGCCGCTTTTTAAAGAGAAAGATAAGATGGCGCTCGGACTCGAATTATTGTTACTGCTGTACCGTGACCGACTTCATCTTACGCTTGATGAGAACTACGAACCTATTTGTACTGCACAAAAAGAAATGCTCGGACAAGATGCGCTGCGTAAATCACTGTCCGAAACCACAGGGGAAATCGAGAAGATTCTCGCTGCGAAATCAAAACTGGATTCCAATATGAACACGCAACTTCTAATGGAGCAGTTAGTTCTGGAAATCCAAGGGAGGTAA